The Eubacteriales bacterium genome window below encodes:
- the murI gene encoding glutamate racemase, producing MALNDLAIGVFDSGIGGLSVLKEAAKALPNENFIYLGDDLNAPYGEKSEDEILFLSEKCADFLAKMGVKAFLIACNTATSAAVKSIREKYSIPVISMEPAVLPAFKHLKEGYSITLATPATVLGEKYLRLLRKVNTDKIISVPCYGLVDLVEQGDFYSKKIFDLLYELLHDLQGLKIDSIVLGCTHYNFIKDVIYEYAENYFDIKDLEVFDGIDGTVKQLKRVLEENNLLKDKNDKEQTILLYSSAGEEKVLDYQKIWSFINDDLIL from the coding sequence TTGGCATTAAACGATCTGGCTATCGGTGTCTTCGATTCGGGTATTGGGGGACTAAGCGTTTTAAAAGAGGCAGCAAAGGCCCTTCCAAATGAGAATTTTATATATTTAGGAGACGACTTGAATGCTCCGTACGGCGAAAAAAGCGAAGATGAGATACTTTTTTTATCTGAAAAATGTGCGGACTTTTTAGCTAAAATGGGAGTTAAGGCGTTTTTGATCGCATGTAATACTGCGACTAGTGCAGCGGTTAAAAGTATAAGGGAAAAGTATTCAATTCCGGTAATTAGCATGGAACCGGCCGTGCTTCCCGCCTTCAAGCATTTAAAAGAAGGGTATTCCATTACGCTTGCCACACCAGCGACTGTTCTCGGAGAAAAGTATTTAAGGCTTTTAAGAAAAGTAAATACGGACAAGATAATTAGCGTACCATGTTATGGGCTAGTAGATTTAGTAGAGCAAGGGGACTTTTATTCTAAAAAGATATTCGACCTTTTATATGAACTTTTACACGACTTGCAAGGTTTAAAAATAGATTCCATCGTACTTGGATGTACACATTATAATTTTATAAAAGATGTCATTTACGAATATGCTGAAAACTACTTTGATATTAAAGATTTAGAAGTTTTTGACGGTATAGATGGTACTGTGAAACAGTTAAAGCGCGTTTTGGAGGAAAACAATCTTTTAAAAGATAAAAATGATAAGGAGCAGACCATACTTTTATATTCCTCTGCAGGAGAGGAAAAGGTGTTAGATTACCAAAAAATCTGGTCTTTTATAAACGATGACCTTATTTTATAA
- a CDS encoding stage II sporulation protein P codes for MRRGMQKKSSFKGIFKNSYNVFICLLIGLTLILFVRFFIVNSSFEESTLDVASLPSSTLNSVSVDTDEDSASEEKISWLYSFMQSLVKNNLNPINIFLSQVPISYGNTVDIELTPEESEGDDEYIGDIKFDIEESADEVENDFTLKNGVPTVLIYHTHAEEAYRETETYTYKSSGEARTTEQDKSVVALGTLLMDDLESYGLGVIHDTKDHEPPKLSTAYSRSLETMEEHLSETPSLRLFIDIHRDSAGESLKDDVVVIDGKRCARVMFVVGTGEKYNEKPNYAKNYKLAQLITAELENICEGFTRDIRVKTGRYNQHVSDMCILIEVGHNANTFEEAKNSMYYIAKAISKVVT; via the coding sequence ATGAGACGAGGCATGCAAAAGAAAAGCAGCTTTAAAGGTATTTTTAAAAATTCGTATAACGTTTTTATCTGTTTGTTGATTGGCTTGACTTTAATTTTATTTGTACGTTTTTTTATAGTAAATTCATCTTTTGAAGAAAGCACTTTAGATGTGGCAAGCCTGCCAAGCAGTACTTTAAATTCTGTATCTGTAGATACGGATGAAGATTCTGCCAGCGAAGAAAAAATAAGCTGGCTTTATTCTTTTATGCAAAGTTTGGTTAAAAACAACTTAAATCCGATAAACATCTTCTTAAGCCAGGTCCCCATTTCATACGGCAATACAGTAGATATCGAACTTACCCCGGAGGAAAGTGAAGGAGACGATGAATATATTGGCGATATAAAATTTGACATAGAAGAATCTGCCGACGAAGTAGAAAACGACTTCACACTCAAAAATGGTGTACCCACTGTTTTGATTTACCATACACACGCCGAAGAGGCATACCGTGAAACGGAAACATATACCTATAAATCCAGCGGAGAGGCTAGGACTACTGAACAGGATAAAAGCGTTGTTGCCTTAGGGACGCTGCTTATGGATGATCTAGAGTCTTACGGCCTTGGCGTAATCCACGATACTAAGGACCATGAACCGCCTAAATTATCTACAGCATACAGCCGATCGCTTGAGACAATGGAGGAGCATTTAAGCGAGACACCGTCACTTAGGCTTTTTATAGACATACACAGGGATTCGGCCGGTGAATCTCTAAAGGATGATGTTGTGGTCATTGACGGGAAGAGGTGCGCAAGGGTCATGTTTGTCGTCGGCACTGGTGAAAAATATAATGAAAAGCCAAATTACGCCAAGAACTACAAGCTGGCACAATTAATAACGGCTGAACTGGAGAATATCTGCGAGGGCTTTACAAGGGACATAAGGGTAAAGACGGGAAGATATAACCAGCATGTTAGCGACATGTGTATTTTAATAGAAGTTGGCCATAATGCCAATACTTTTGAAGAAGCCAAAAATTCAATGTACTATATAGCTAAGGCGATATCCAAAGTCGTTACTTAA
- the gpr gene encoding GPR endopeptidase: MVRTDLASEAVQQAGSDIEGIKSSEEKKGDITITRVEVLNEQGEKAIGKKIGNYVTISMKPFSEMSIEEQKNAQEVTAAEIRAMSNGNVFKNVLIAGLGNRNVTADSLGPAVCDNVFVTRHFSQDMIPEELKGKLNAVSAISPGVLGVTGIETGEIIRGVVKNVKPDLVLVVDSLASRSLDRIMTTIQLSDAGISPGSGIGNKRFTIDKETLKVPVIAIGVPLVVYASTIAYDLISEALGNANDANRIKTLVDKISKVNGSTMVVTPKEIDFIVDTCASVVSSAIEYAIQGSEVQQQLELIS; encoded by the coding sequence ATGGTAAGGACAGATTTGGCAAGCGAAGCGGTTCAGCAGGCCGGTTCGGATATAGAAGGGATAAAATCCAGCGAAGAAAAAAAAGGGGACATAACGATTACCAGAGTCGAAGTCTTAAACGAGCAGGGAGAAAAGGCAATAGGCAAGAAAATAGGCAATTATGTGACTATTTCCATGAAGCCGTTTTCGGAGATGAGCATAGAAGAACAAAAGAATGCACAGGAAGTAACGGCGGCTGAGATACGCGCCATGAGTAATGGAAACGTATTTAAAAATGTGCTTATAGCCGGCCTTGGGAATAGAAACGTAACGGCAGATTCGCTGGGGCCTGCTGTTTGCGACAACGTGTTTGTAACCAGGCATTTTTCACAGGACATGATACCGGAAGAATTAAAGGGCAAGTTAAATGCCGTTTCGGCTATCTCGCCGGGAGTTCTAGGAGTAACCGGCATTGAGACTGGTGAGATAATACGCGGCGTCGTTAAAAACGTTAAACCGGATTTGGTTTTAGTCGTTGATTCGTTGGCATCGAGGAGCTTAGATCGAATAATGACTACCATACAGCTTTCAGATGCCGGTATTAGCCCTGGGTCCGGAATAGGCAACAAGCGTTTTACGATAGACAAAGAGACTCTTAAAGTTCCGGTCATAGCGATTGGGGTGCCGCTTGTCGTCTATGCTTCGACTATAGCATATGATTTAATATCAGAAGCTCTTGGCAATGCAAATGATGCTAACAGGATTAAAACGTTAGTGGATAAGATTTCAAAGGTAAACGGGTCTACTATGGTCGTTACTCCAAAAGAGATAGATTTTATAGTAGATACTTGTGCCTCAGTAGTTTCTAGCGCTATTGAATACGCTATTCAGGGAAGTGAAGTCCAGCAGCAGCTTGAATTAATTTCTTAA
- the rpmB gene encoding 50S ribosomal protein L28 has translation MAKYCEICKKGIMSGNKVSHSNRKSKRKWAPNIRHVTMTVDGSPKKMYVCTRCIRTQAKNS, from the coding sequence GTGGCAAAATACTGTGAGATTTGCAAAAAGGGAATAATGTCTGGGAATAAAGTCAGCCATTCAAATAGAAAATCTAAGAGAAAATGGGCTCCCAACATTCGTCATGTCACAATGACAGTCGATGGCTCCCCTAAAAAGATGTACGTTTGTACTCGTTGCATTAGGACGCAGGCAAAAAATTCTTAA
- the rpe gene encoding ribulose-phosphate 3-epimerase — protein sequence MIKVSPSILSADFSNIAAGIKEIELSGADMVHMDVMDGMFVPNITFGQPMVAAVRKMTKLPLDVHLMIERPERYIEEFADAGADIIVAHVEATKHIHRVLQQIRLTGKKPGLALNPGTPIEVCFGLLNYVEMVLIMSVNPGFGGQKFIPESLIKARKLRDYSGNDLDIQFDGGVSSKNAKEIIAAGVNVLVSGSAFFNAPDKKAEVRALRGE from the coding sequence ATGATCAAAGTTTCACCGTCAATTTTATCAGCGGATTTTTCGAACATAGCGGCTGGAATCAAGGAAATCGAACTTTCAGGTGCGGATATGGTGCATATGGATGTTATGGATGGTATGTTTGTGCCAAACATTACTTTCGGGCAGCCGATGGTTGCGGCGGTAAGGAAGATGACAAAATTGCCGCTGGACGTACACCTTATGATAGAGCGCCCGGAAAGATATATAGAGGAGTTTGCCGATGCAGGTGCAGACATAATAGTTGCACATGTTGAGGCGACAAAACATATACACCGAGTATTGCAGCAAATACGCTTAACCGGTAAAAAACCCGGGCTGGCATTAAACCCGGGGACCCCGATAGAAGTTTGCTTTGGGCTTTTAAACTATGTGGAAATGGTCCTTATTATGTCCGTTAACCCGGGATTCGGCGGCCAGAAGTTTATACCAGAAAGCCTAATAAAGGCAAGGAAGCTAAGGGACTATTCCGGAAACGACTTAGATATACAGTTTGACGGCGGAGTGTCTTCAAAAAACGCAAAGGAGATAATTGCAGCAGGAGTAAACGTACTCGTTTCGGGAAGTGCATTTTTCAATGCGCCTGATAAAAAAGCAGAGGTAAGAGCCCTTCGCGGTGAGTAA
- the rsgA gene encoding ribosome small subunit-dependent GTPase A — MRGLIVRAIAGFYYVFSGGRVFEVSAKGVFRHLKIKPMVGDRVDIDEGKIVNILPRKNNLIRPKVANVDKLIIVLAPIPEPDYLLLDKQLIFCLKEGISPIIAVNKADIDVDTTEYVRNAYGKYFLVLSVSAKTSYGIAEFYNKIIGSIVCFAGQSAVGKSSLINALFSLSLETGEMSKKIERGKNTTREARLFDIGGAYIADTPGFSSFEISFPEDELKDVYPEFRDITCEFLDCMHIGEKGCGVKTGSVIDDGRYQRYLKIFNELKSQKKY; from the coding sequence ATAAGGGGTTTAATAGTTAGAGCCATCGCCGGGTTTTATTACGTTTTTAGCGGCGGCAGAGTTTTTGAGGTAAGCGCTAAAGGCGTTTTCAGGCATCTTAAAATAAAACCCATGGTTGGAGATAGAGTCGACATTGACGAAGGAAAGATAGTTAATATTTTACCTAGGAAAAACAACCTTATCCGGCCGAAGGTGGCAAATGTAGATAAGCTTATAATAGTCTTGGCGCCTATACCTGAACCAGACTACTTATTGCTTGATAAGCAGCTGATATTTTGCCTAAAGGAAGGCATTTCTCCGATAATAGCAGTAAACAAGGCGGATATAGACGTTGATACTACGGAATATGTAAGAAATGCATATGGGAAATATTTTTTAGTACTGTCCGTTTCCGCTAAGACATCTTATGGAATAGCTGAATTTTATAATAAAATAATAGGTTCAATAGTATGCTTTGCAGGGCAGTCTGCCGTTGGGAAGTCTTCTCTTATAAATGCACTGTTTTCATTATCTCTTGAGACGGGCGAGATGTCCAAAAAGATTGAGAGGGGAAAAAATACAACTAGAGAGGCAAGGCTGTTTGACATAGGAGGCGCTTATATAGCCGATACGCCGGGGTTTTCTTCCTTTGAAATCTCCTTTCCTGAAGATGAGCTAAAAGATGTATATCCTGAATTTAGAGATATCACATGTGAGTTTTTAGACTGCATGCATATAGGGGAAAAGGGCTGCGGCGTAAAAACTGGAAGTGTGATAGATGATGGGCGGTATCAGAGGTATTTAAAGATATTTAATGAACTTAAAAGCCAAAAGAAATATTAA
- a CDS encoding protein kinase encodes MVGNILKKRYRIEKKFDSGGMSDLYTATDLKTNEIVCLKILKSELTIKRGYLLRFNREARASMALKHRNIIRTLDYGNENGIHFIVMEYFNGKTLAEKIKKEGPLPIKEVLGIAACICSGLEYAHSKGLIHRDVKPRNILINEKGNVRIIDFGIAKNLSAETVTLGEKDLIGSVYYFSPEQAKGMPVDQRSDIYSFGIVLYEMLTGKTPFSGDNAVSVAIKHINEELPKPNTIRNELPISVNNIILKATQKDRKHRYSSFADMRTDILKAIARPDENSVKLKKSIINKRKLGAILVAPVIIVGFLIGMFVYRGLGSTKLPALTGLTETQAVEICTNLGLKVDKTYEYNSSINDTYIISQDPGEGAYVDEGQVVYLKISLGQEPSQAPSVIGMSEEEAIETLLASGFVDVEVAYTEGEPVGYVKLQEPIAGESIQEDSIARITVYGSETTESVIMDNIIGMAEDKAVAKLQSSGFTGAYIYMEESKSAANTIINQQPVEGVNQALAELPILWESSDEAEAVSALTTFKFTIDDASADVTICYNEMVNGFEKRYILYEGEYKKGDIVLPLNLKSYGEGEKTLVIYANGNQISNKQVKFSK; translated from the coding sequence CTGGTAGGAAATATTTTAAAAAAGAGGTATAGGATCGAGAAAAAATTCGATTCTGGAGGTATGTCCGATCTTTATACGGCTACCGATTTAAAGACTAATGAGATAGTATGCTTAAAAATCTTAAAATCGGAGCTGACAATAAAGAGAGGATACCTTTTGCGGTTTAACCGCGAAGCAAGGGCTTCTATGGCCCTAAAACACAGAAATATCATAAGGACGCTTGATTACGGCAATGAAAACGGCATCCACTTTATAGTCATGGAATACTTTAACGGAAAGACCCTGGCTGAAAAGATTAAGAAGGAAGGCCCCTTGCCAATAAAGGAAGTGCTGGGTATTGCTGCATGCATATGCTCCGGCCTTGAGTATGCGCACTCAAAGGGGCTTATACACAGGGACGTAAAGCCAAGAAATATTCTAATAAATGAAAAAGGGAATGTCAGGATAATAGACTTTGGCATTGCCAAGAATCTGTCTGCTGAAACGGTCACCTTAGGTGAGAAAGACTTAATAGGTTCTGTATACTACTTTTCGCCGGAACAGGCAAAAGGTATGCCGGTGGATCAAAGGAGTGACATATATTCTTTCGGGATAGTTTTGTATGAGATGCTGACGGGCAAAACCCCGTTTTCAGGAGACAATGCGGTTTCCGTTGCTATAAAGCATATAAACGAGGAGTTACCTAAGCCAAATACCATTAGGAACGAACTGCCTATAAGCGTCAATAACATTATTTTAAAGGCTACGCAAAAGGACAGGAAACATAGATACTCTTCGTTTGCAGATATGAGAACGGACATTTTAAAAGCTATAGCACGCCCGGATGAGAACAGCGTTAAACTAAAGAAGAGTATAATAAATAAGCGTAAATTAGGTGCTATACTTGTCGCCCCGGTAATCATTGTTGGATTTTTAATCGGAATGTTCGTATACAGGGGGCTTGGAAGCACCAAACTTCCGGCGCTGACCGGCCTTACAGAGACACAGGCAGTTGAGATATGTACTAACCTCGGTTTAAAAGTTGATAAAACCTATGAGTATAATTCATCTATTAACGATACATATATAATTTCACAAGATCCCGGTGAAGGGGCTTACGTAGATGAAGGACAAGTCGTTTATTTAAAAATATCTTTAGGACAAGAGCCATCTCAGGCACCGTCAGTTATAGGCATGAGCGAGGAAGAAGCGATAGAGACGCTTTTAGCCAGCGGATTTGTGGATGTCGAAGTCGCATATACCGAAGGGGAGCCTGTAGGCTATGTAAAGCTGCAGGAACCGATAGCCGGAGAGAGCATTCAGGAAGATTCTATTGCCAGGATTACGGTTTACGGCTCTGAAACAACGGAAAGCGTGATAATGGATAATATTATCGGCATGGCAGAAGACAAAGCGGTTGCAAAACTCCAAAGCAGCGGGTTTACCGGAGCTTATATATACATGGAAGAAAGCAAGAGCGCTGCCAATACTATAATAAACCAGCAGCCTGTAGAGGGCGTCAATCAGGCACTTGCGGAACTGCCGATACTTTGGGAGTCTAGCGATGAAGCCGAAGCTGTAAGCGCTCTTACCACTTTTAAATTTACGATAGATGATGCAAGTGCAGACGTTACTATCTGTTATAATGAAATGGTAAACGGTTTTGAGAAAAGATACATTTTGTACGAAGGGGAGTATAAAAAAGGCGATATAGTACTACCTCTTAATTTAAAGAGCTATGGAGAAGGGGAAAAGACACTTGTCATTTATGCCAATGGTAACCAAATATCGAATAAACAGGTTAAATTCAGTAAGTAA